In the Brachyhypopomus gauderio isolate BG-103 chromosome 4, BGAUD_0.2, whole genome shotgun sequence genome, one interval contains:
- the selenok gene encoding selenoprotein K — translation MVYVSNGQVLDSRTQSPWRLSFFSDLFWGVVEFIGLFFQTIVQPDLSKDGNSGASSRFSDGRGPPGFPGRRRMGRINHGGGPTPPPMGGGGUGR, via the exons ATGGTGTACGTGTCTAATG GTCAGGTCCTGGACAGTAGGACACAGTCTCCGTGGAGGTTGTCCTTCTTTAGCGACCTCTtctggggtgtggtggagttCATTGGGCTGTT CTTCCAGACTATTGTCCAGCCAGACCTGTCCAAAGATGGGAACTCGGGTGCATCGTCACGCTTCAGTGATGGCAGAGG CCCTCCTGGTTTCCCTGGCCGCAGACGTATGGGCCGAATAAATCATGGTGGGGGCCCCACTCCCCCTCCAATGGGAGGTGGTGGATGAGGAAGGTGA
- the parapinopsina gene encoding parapinopsin a: MPRMGYTILAVIIGVVSVFGIILNVVVIVVTLRNRQLRQPLNFALVNLAVADLGCALFGGLPTTVTSAMGYFSLGRLGCVLEGFAVAFFGIAALCSVAVIAVDRYMVVCKPAGAVLFQTRHAVAGVVFSWAWSFVWNTPPLLGWGSYQLEGVMTSCAPDWYSRDAVNVSYIMCYFMLCFALPFGTIAFCYTRLLYTLRQVAKLQMAGSGSTAKAEVQVSRMVAVMVLAFLLTWLPYASFALSVIFIPDLHIDPVIASVPMYLAKSSTIFNPIIYIFMNKQFRDFALPYLFCGNNPWATKREDSDVETTLTTVSKNNTVSPT, from the exons atgccGAGGATGGGATACACCATCTTGGCCGTCATCATTGGCGTCGTTTCTGTTTTCGGTATCATCCTCAATGTGGTCGTGATCGTGGTGACGTTGCGTAACCGACAGCTGCGGCAGCCCCTGAACTTCGCCCTGGTCAACCTGGCGGTAGCGGACCTGGGCTGTGCTTTGTTCGGCGGACTCCCGACCACTGTTACCAGCGCCATGGGCTACTTTAGTCTGGGCCGGCTGGGGTGCGTTTTGGAGGGCTTTGCAGTTGCCTTCTTTG GAATCGCGGCTTTGTGCTCAGTCGCGGTCATTGCCGTTGACCGCTACATGGTGGTGTGCAAGCCTGCGGGCGCGGTGCTGTTCCAGACCCGGCATGCTGTAGCCGGCGTGGTGTTCTCCTGGGCGTGGTCTTTTGTGTGGAACACCCCGCCGCTGCTTGGATGGGGCAGCTACCAGCTGGAGGGTGTGATGACCTCCTGTGCCCCTGACTGGTACAGTCGAGACGCAGTCAATGTCTCGTATATCATGTGCTACTTCATGCTCTGCTTTGCCCTGCCCTTTGGTACCATCGCCTTCTGCTACACGCGCCTCCTGTACACCTTACGGCAG GTAGCCAAGCTTCAAATGGCAGGAAGCGGGAGCACGGCCAAGGCGGAGGTGCAGGTGTCGCGCATGGTGGCGGTGATGGTCCTGGCCTTCCTGCTCACCTGGCTCCCCTACGCCAGCTTCGCCCTCTCCGTGATCTTCATCCCTGACCTCCACATCGACCCGGTGATCGCCTCTGTCCCCATGTATCTGGCCAAGAGCAGCACCATCTTCAACCCCATCATTTACATCTTCATGAACAAACAG TTCCGGGACTTTGCCTTGCCATATCTTTTCTGTGGAAATAACCCATGGGCGACCAAGAGAGAAGACTCGGATGTGGAAACTACACTAACTACAGTCAGCAAGAATAACACAGTGTCACCCACTTAA
- the actr8 gene encoding actin-related protein 8 — MTQAEREQENEKEKDKEREKEKEQRGVKRPIVPPAVPEPLQEQIQTNFIVVINPGSQSLRVGRATDTLPVSLPHVIARRHKQPAQCRYEDPWLLREGLNKPESNEQRQNGLKMVDQAIWSKKMSNGARRTPVSSEQARMYNRQIRPAILDPNSRLKWTNTSHQPEYLVGEEALNVNPTDPYSIHWPVCRGQLNVHSGPGGSLTAVLADLETIWSHAVQKLLEIPLKDLKYYRCILLIPDIYNRQHVKEVVNVLLLKMGFSAIVVHQESVCATFGSGLSSACVVDVGDQKTSLCCVEDGVSHRNSRLCLAYGGSDVTRFFFWLMQRAGLPYRECQLTSRLDCTLLQQLKETFCHLDQDICGLQDHEFRTRFPESPVFLYQLRLGDEKLQAPMALFYPAAFGIVGQKMTTLQLRSHGDPQDPHDEHYLLSTQSKQDQSSKATERKSLSKPSGFEGESSSQGGDQTDRGNHGQEAELGHAQGECMVGGADPEDTPSVLLSRKSAVSQFEGKALGLDKAILHSIDCCASDETKRKMYSSILVVGGGLLFHGAQEFLQQRLLNKMPPSFRRLVENVEVITRPKDMDPRVTAWKGGAVLACLDTTQELWIHQREWQRFGPRMLRERAAFVW, encoded by the exons ATGACACAagcagagagagaacaagaaaacgaaaaagagaaagacaaggaaagggagaaagaaaaggaacagCGCGGAGTGAAAAGACCGATCGTTCCTCCTGCTGTACCAGAACCTTTACAGGAG CAAATTCAGACCAACTTCATTGTGGTAATCAACCCTGGATCACAAAGTCTCCGTGTGGGGCGAGCCACAGACACGCTGCCCGTCTCCCTCCCACATGTCATCGCCCGCAGACACAAACAACCCGCTCAGTGCCGATATGAAGATCCGTGGCTTTTGCGAGAAGGTCTAAAC AAACCAGAGAGTAATGAGCAAAGGCAGAATGGTCTAAAAATGGTGGACCAGGCCATCTGGTCCAAGAAAATGTCCAATGGTGCCAGAAGAACTCCAGTTTCTTCTGAACAA GCTAGGATGTACAACAGGCAGATCCGGCCAGCCATTTTGGACCCTAACTCAAGACTGAAGTGGACAAACACAAGTCATCAGCCAGAGTACCTAGTAGGAGAAGAG GCATTAAATGTAAACCCTACAGATCCCTACAGCATCCACTGGCCTGTGTGTCGAGGTCAGCTGAATGTCCACAGTGGGCCCGGGGGATCACTGACTGCTGTACTAGCAGACCTGGAGACCATCTGGTCCCACGCCGTTCAGAAACTTCTAGAAATCCCTCTCAAAGACCTGAAG TATTACAGATGCATCCTGTTGATCCCAGACATCTATAATAGACAGCATGTGAAAGAGGTGGTCAACGTGCTGCTTCTTAAGATGGGCTTTTCAG cTATTGTGGTACACCAGGAGTCGGTGTGCGCTACGTTTGGCAGTGGTTTGAGCAGTGCATGTGTGGTCGATGTAGGGGACCAGAAGACCAGCCTGTGTTGTGTGGAAGACGGTGTCTCCCACCGTAACTCCAG GCTGTGTCTGGCGTACGGCGGCTCCGACGTGACCCGGTTCTTCTTCTGGCTGATGCAGCGAGCGGGTCTACCCTACAGAGAGTGCCAGCTGACCAGCCGACTGGACTGCACCTTACTGCAGCAGCTTAAAGAGACCTTCTGCCATCTGGACCAG GACATCTGTGGACTGCAAGACCACGAGTTTCGCACTCGTTTCCCAGAATCTCCGGTGTTCCTATACCAGTTGCGGCTGGGTGATGAGAAATTGCAG GCGCCCATGGCTCTGTTCTACCCTGCAGCGTTTGGGATCGTGGGTCAGAAGATGACCACTCTGCAGCTCCGCTCCCACGGAGACCCGCAGGACCCTCACGACGAACACTACCTGCTGAGCACCCAGAGCAAACAAGACCAG tcGTCCAAAGCAACGGAACGAAAGAGTCTCTCTAAGCCCTCTGGCTTTGAGGGAGAGAGCAGCAGTCAAGGAGGagatcagacagacagaggaaacCATGGCCAAGAGGCGGAGCTGGGACATGCACAGGGGGAGTGCATGGTGGGCGGGGCAGACCCAGAAGACACGCCCTCTGTCCTTTTGTCCAGAAAGTCAGCGGTGTCCCAGTTTGAGGGCAAAGCGCTTGGACTGGATAAGGCCATCCTACACAGCATAGACTGTTGTG CTTCGGACGAGACCAAGAGGAAGATGTACAGCTCCAtcctggtggtggggggtggactCCTTTTCCACGGGGCCCAGGAGTTCCTCCAGCAGCGGCTACTCAACAAGATGCCTCCATCATTCCGCCGTCTTGTCGAGAACGTGGAGGTCATCACACGGCCAAAG